In a single window of the Raphanus sativus cultivar WK10039 chromosome 9, ASM80110v3, whole genome shotgun sequence genome:
- the LOC130500392 gene encoding MICOS complex subunit MIC10-like: MGEKKEMVAPEYDVNAKWDACIDLTTRRFVYSSLGGAFAGLLFFRSPVTRWASIAFGAGIGIGSAYTDCSRAFDADTSVSQAAEE; the protein is encoded by the exons ATgggagagaagaaggagatggtggCACCGGAATACGACGTGAACGCTAAGTGGGATGCGTGCATCGATCTCACGACGCGCCGTTTCGTCTACTCCTCCCTCGGCGGCGCCTTCGCCGGTCTTCTCTTCTTCA GGAGTCCTGTTACAAGATGGGCGTCTATTGCCTTTGGTGCTGGAATCGGTATTGGCTCTGCATACACTGATTGCTCTCGTGCTTTTGATGCAGACACTTCTGTATCTCAG gcGGCAGAAGAGTAG
- the LOC108824147 gene encoding uncharacterized protein LOC108824147: protein MNGPPENDLCSICHSHFTAPCQANCSHWFCGNCIMLVWRHGSILQPCKCPLCRRPISLLVPTEDTIRDRNDPTVTEVLADLETYNRRFGGQSTSLIQRMQDLPFLLRRLLREMMDPQRTLPLVIRARVYIAMILSAVYIVSPIDIIPEGVLGVVGLLDDLLIALICFLHVAALYRSVLYFRHAGS, encoded by the exons ATGAATGGGCCGCCGGAGAACGATCTTTGCTCGATATGTCATTCCCACTTTACTGCTCCTTGCCAAGCCAATTGCTCTCATTGGTTCTGCG GAAATTGCATCATGCTTGTGTGGAGGCATGGATCTATATTACAGCCATGCAAATGCCCCTTGTGTCGTCGTCCCATAAGTTTGCTCGTCCCTACAGAGGACACTATCAGAGACCGTAATGATCCTACAGTTACCGAGGTTCTTGCTGATCTTGAAACCTACAACCGACGCTTTGGTGGACAATCAACTAGTTTAATTCAG AGGATGCAAGACCTTCCGTTCTTACTTCGGAGATTGTTGCGGGAAATGATGGATCCACAAAGAACACTTCCACTTGTCATCAGAGCTCGAGTTTATATCGCA ATGATTCTCAGTGCTGTTTACATAGTCAGTCCAATAGATATCATTCCAGAAg GAGTTCTGGGGGTTGTCGGTTTGCTTGATGATCTACTCATAGCCTTGATTTGTTTCCTCCATGTTGCTGCTCTCTACCGCTCGGTTCTCTATTTCCGCCATGCCGGTTCTTGA